In a genomic window of Streptomyces koelreuteriae:
- a CDS encoding M14 family zinc carboxypeptidase encodes MPPFPRYPTVDELGARAAALVARHPRDARLRRIGTSRAGTPLWLLSVGHGSRQALVVAGPHANEPVGGATVLRLAERALADVRLTEGADATWNLLLCLDPDGLRRNEGWLTGPYTLGRYFRNFFRPGFLEQPEWLPDGAADAALPETRALLDVQDELRPFLQCSLHGVDIGGGFVELTRDLPGLAPRLAHIAARLGIPRELGAYDALYWPGLGPAVYRIPPPRRAGLAAAITEAAVESTWFHPQRHGTVTAVVEAPMWGVTAVSDGSPPADGDVVLRSVSRALRHDTALLRHLLARIRPHLSAVPDAERLLAPVDDYLLVCPGLADAWDPETGDGAPHPLPPLTTAHLAALRISGRRLVLRTAGLLHQLVRASGRDPAGALPELDRLIDEWCADYRDGCGARWIPVARQAEYQARVVHSVFELAGRHTRAGSGSGSGQPEWEAGAVVPVQRD; translated from the coding sequence CTGCCGCCCTTTCCGCGCTACCCGACCGTCGACGAACTGGGCGCCCGGGCCGCCGCCCTCGTCGCCCGCCACCCCCGTGACGCCCGGCTGCGCCGGATCGGCACCTCCCGCGCGGGCACCCCCCTGTGGCTGCTCTCCGTCGGCCACGGAAGCCGCCAGGCCCTCGTCGTCGCCGGCCCGCACGCCAACGAACCCGTGGGCGGCGCCACCGTCCTGCGGCTGGCCGAACGGGCCCTGGCCGACGTACGGCTCACCGAGGGCGCCGACGCCACCTGGAATCTGCTGCTGTGCCTCGACCCGGACGGACTGCGCCGCAACGAGGGCTGGCTCACCGGCCCCTACACCCTCGGCCGGTACTTCCGTAACTTCTTCCGGCCCGGCTTCCTGGAACAGCCCGAATGGCTGCCCGACGGCGCGGCCGACGCCGCCCTGCCCGAGACCCGGGCGCTGCTCGACGTCCAGGACGAGCTGCGCCCCTTCCTCCAGTGCTCCCTGCACGGCGTGGACATCGGCGGCGGCTTCGTCGAGCTCACCCGCGACCTGCCCGGTCTCGCCCCGCGCCTCGCCCACATCGCCGCCCGGCTCGGCATCCCCCGCGAACTCGGCGCGTACGACGCCCTGTACTGGCCCGGCCTCGGTCCCGCTGTCTACCGGATACCGCCGCCGCGCCGGGCCGGTCTCGCCGCGGCCATCACGGAGGCGGCCGTGGAGTCGACGTGGTTCCACCCGCAGCGGCACGGCACCGTCACCGCGGTCGTCGAGGCGCCCATGTGGGGCGTGACGGCCGTGTCGGACGGCTCCCCGCCCGCCGACGGGGACGTGGTGCTCCGGTCCGTCAGCCGCGCCCTGCGCCACGACACGGCGCTCCTGCGGCACCTGCTGGCCCGGATCCGCCCGCACCTGTCCGCCGTGCCCGACGCGGAGCGGCTGCTCGCCCCGGTCGACGACTATCTCCTGGTCTGCCCCGGCCTCGCCGACGCCTGGGACCCCGAGACCGGCGACGGCGCGCCCCACCCCCTCCCGCCCCTGACCACCGCCCACCTGGCCGCCCTGCGCATCTCCGGGCGACGGCTGGTGCTGCGCACCGCCGGGCTGCTGCACCAGCTCGTGCGGGCGTCGGGCCGCGACCCGGCCGGGGCCCTGCCGGAGCTGGATCGGCTGATCGACGAGTGGTGCGCCGACTACCGCGACGGCTGCGGGGCGCGCTGGATCCCGGTGGCACGCCAGGCGGAGTACCAGGCGCGGGTGGTGCACTCGGTCTTCGAACTGGCCGGGCGGCACACACGCGCGGGCTCGGGCTCGGGCTCGGGGCAGCCGGAGTGGGAGGCCGGTGCGGTGGTGCCGGTGCAGCGCGACTGA
- a CDS encoding DUF1707 and FHA domain-containing protein: MTSSFEFNTYPARLSDVERERALKVLRDGAAMGRLSHDTFVRRMELALTARRPDELAVLTADLPSESRFSRMVFGTVESVSGFTVRLRRAWQAERLPKLLLPHPEHGHPLSIGRDPASGLRLTHETVSRVHAELRHQGGMWVLRDLGSTNGTTVNGRRVVGAALVREGDQVGFGQMAFRLTGVRPAAD, from the coding sequence GTGACGTCGTCCTTCGAGTTCAACACGTACCCCGCGCGACTCTCCGACGTGGAGCGCGAAAGGGCGCTGAAGGTGCTCCGCGACGGCGCCGCCATGGGCCGCCTGTCCCACGACACGTTCGTCCGCCGTATGGAACTGGCGCTGACCGCCCGCCGCCCGGACGAGCTCGCCGTGCTCACCGCCGACCTGCCCTCGGAGAGCCGGTTCTCCCGGATGGTTTTCGGCACCGTCGAGTCGGTCTCCGGATTCACCGTGCGGCTGCGCCGCGCCTGGCAGGCCGAGCGGCTGCCCAAGCTGCTGCTGCCCCACCCGGAGCACGGCCATCCGCTGAGCATAGGCCGCGACCCCGCCAGCGGGCTGCGCCTCACCCACGAGACCGTCTCCCGCGTGCACGCCGAACTCCGCCACCAGGGCGGCATGTGGGTGCTGCGCGACCTCGGCTCCACCAACGGCACGACCGTGAACGGCCGACGGGTCGTCGGCGCGGCCCTCGTCCGCGAGGGCGACCAGGTCGGATTCGGGCAGATGGCGTTCCGGCTGACCGGGGTCCGGCCGGCGGCCGACTGA